TAATCCCCGCAACCATGCTTTGCGCGCATGCACAAGAAGTTTATCGCATCCAGAGGCAATCAAGCGATGTGCAAACGCCGAAAAAAAATCGTAACTGTCCTGGTGATCAATGCCAATACGAGTTTTGGCAGTCACCGGAATAGACACAGCCTGTTTTATCGCAGTAATGCAATCAGCAACATGCTCAGGCTCTGCCATTAAACAAGCACCGAAACGTCCAGCCTGAACTCGATCACTGGGGCAACCCAAATTTAAATTTATTTCATTAAAACCTTGCTGCTCTGCTTTTTTTGCGCTTAAAACTAATGCTTTTTTATCCGCCCCACCAAGTTGTAGAGCCAAAGGATTTTCCATGGGATGAAATCCCAAGGCTCGAGATGAATTATTAAAAACGGCGCCTGGAGTTTGCATATCCGTATATAAAAGCGCTTTGGGAGCAAGCATGCGCATAAAAACCCTAAAATGGGTATAAGTCCAATCAATCATAGGCGCAATGGCCAGAGAAGATATGAGAGGAGATTGCGAACAAAGTACGGCAGACACGAATAAACTTCCTGACAAATGAAAGATTATACATCATTCCAATTTTGACCAAAATATGTACGAACATATGGCACAAATTAAGGTGTAATACAATCAAAGTATGATTTTGCCCTGTCATGGATAATAAAAAGAGATTTACTGCGATTAGCCATGGTATAATGGCGGCAGTAATATGAAACTTACCTTGACAGGTTGTGACATGCGTGTTTTAAAAATCGATTTTACCCAACCGCAAGCAGCAAAAATATTCAGTGAATCCCTCAGACATACCGGTTTTGCCATTCTGGAAAATCACCCAATTGACAACGATTTGATTGACTCTATCTATGACGAGTGGCACGAATTTTTTAATCGGCAAGACAAGCACGATTATCTTTACAAAAAAGAAACGCAAGACGGCTATTTTCCCATGACCATTTCGGAAAAAGCCAAAGGCGCCACATTAAAAGATTTAAAGGAATTTTATCAATATTATCCGTGGGGACAATATCCTTCCTCGGTGAGTGCCAACACGAAAGCATTATACCGCCAATTAACCGAGTTAGCAGCCACTCTGCTGAATTGGCTAGAGGTCGAATTGCCGGTGGTTATTGCCGAACAATTATCCATGCCATTATCTGCAATGATCAGAGACAGTGAACAAACGATGCTACGCATCCTGCATTATCCGGCATTATCGGGTGACGAACCTGTTGGTGCTGTGCGCGCTGCAGCCCACGAAGACATTAATTTACTAACTCTTTTAGTTGGTGCAACAACGTCGGGTTTACAGGTAAAAGACAACCAAGGGCAATGGCATGAAGTTCCTTGTTCAAAAGAAAACATCGTGGTTAACGTAGGAGACATGCTTGCACTGGCAACCAATGACTTTTATCGTTCCACCACTCATCAAGTAGTCAATCCCGAGGGGAGCAATGAAGCTCGGCTCTCCATGCCATTATTTCTGCATCCTCGTCCCGAAGTGCAACTTTCTTTACAAAAAACAGCGGGACAATTTTTACAAGAGCGTCTAATTGAGCTAGGAGTTATATAATCATGACTGATGTACATCCATTGCCAAACAACGCCATTGAATTGGTCAAAACATATCTTTTACAATTGCAAACCAACATTTGCAATGAACTGGAAGCCTTGGACGGAGCAACCAGATTCATAGAGGATTCCTGGACTCGCTCGCAAGGCGGGGGCGGTATTTCGCGTGTGCTTTCTGCAGGTGCAACGTTTGAAAAAGCTGGTGTAAATTTTTCACACGTCAGTGGCGAGCAACTCCCCCCCTCTGCCAGTGCCATTCGACCCGAACTGGCTGGATGTCAATTTTCAGCGTTAGGTGTTTCCCTTGTCATCCATCCTGATAACCCTTATGTACCTACCACGCATGCAAATGTTCGATTTTTTGTTGCTGAAAAACAAGGAATGTCCCCTATCTGGTGGTTTGGTGGCGGATTTGATTTAACCCCCTATTATGGATTTCAAGAAGATTGCCAACACTGGCATCACATGGCTCATCAGGCATGCGAACCTTATGGTAAAGACGTTTATCCCCGGTTTAAAGAATGGTGTGACCGCTATTTTTATCTTCCACACCGCCATGAAGCACGCGGAATTGGTGGTCTTTTCTTTGATGACTATAATGAACAGGGATTTGAACACAGTTTTGATTTAATGAAAAGCATAGGCAACCATTTCATGAAAGCATACGCCCCTATTGTGGAAAAACGTAAATCACTGTCATTTGGCGCAAAAGAAAAAGCATTCCAACTCTATCGTCGTGGACGTTATGTGGAATTTAATCTTATTTATGATCGCGGCACATTGTTTGGCCTGCAATCAGGAGGACGTACTGAATCGATTCTTATGTCTCTCCCCCCGCAAGTACACTGGCATTACAATTGGCAACCGGAAGAAAATAGTCCTGAAGCAACCTTATATACTGATTTTTTGCCTGCACGTGACTGGCTGGCAAACAAGTCGTAAGCCAATCGCATTAGGAGTGTTTCGTAAGTGGACGCCAAAATATTGCCGCTGCACAAATATTTAACAGACCCAGAATAAGAAACACTTCCGAAATTGCCATATGAAAATACAAAAGCATCATCACGAATATGGTTCCAGCCACCATGAATAATGCATTTAGGATATTATTGGCTGCAATTGTTCGCGCTCTAAACGTTTCTTCACTGACAATTTGCAAAAACGTGTACAATGGGACTATAAACATCCCCCTGAAAACGCAATAAGGAACAAATCAACCGCCACACGCACGTGAGCAATCCGACTAAAAAACTCCTGCAGCAATTGCAAAGAATCCTCTGTATTCGCAGATGGCGTTGCCCAGTATAAATCGCAGGCAAAGATTGACAAGATAATCATTGCATGTGGTACATATTTTAATGTTATTCTGCCTTTTAATAGCTGACTAATGGTAAGAGAACCTGCAGCAATGCCGATGGAAAACAAGGCAAGAAATACTGCAAAAACGGATGTTTCCGCTTTTAACACGTAATTTGTATAATCAGGCAGCTTGGTCAGGATCACAGTACCTATCAACCAAAACCAGGATATGGCTAACAGCACAGGAATAATATGCTTATTGCGCATGATGTCTTTAAGCATACGATAAGTCGCTCGCAGCAGCCGCCAGTCAATGTATAAATCCTTTGCCTTGGATGGCGCTGATGGAATAAAAAAGCTTGCAACTAACCCAAGCAGAGCCGCCATACAGGTTAAAAAAATGGCATAGATTACTCCTCCTGATATACCGCCAATGCTTAGTGCACCTAAAGTAGTACCAAGAAGGATGGCAAGGAAAGTACTTCCCTCAATTAACGCTGTTGCTCCTAATAATTCTTTTTTGGGTAAATGGGTAGGCAAAATGGCGTATTTGATTGGTCCAAAAAAAGTTGAATGGATGCCCATACCGGTCAAAATGATCATCATCATCGTAACATGGCCCCAATAAAGACCAAACCCACCAAGAATCATCAAGAACATTTCAAACAACTTAATAAAGCGCGTCATTCGCGCCTTATCATACTTATCTGCCATTTGACCCGCAGTGGCCGAAAATAAGAAAAAGGGAAAATAAATAGTCCACCAGCTATGGCCTGATAGGTTTCAGATTGAGCTTGTGAAGTACTTAAAAAATAGCTGATTAACGTTAACATGGCCAACTTATAAGCATTATCATTAAATGCACCAAAAAATTGGGTACAGAAAAGAGGAAAGAAATTTTTTTTCTTAAAAGCTGTAATAATAATCCCATGCCTATCCTAATTGTATTCTTTAAAAACTGGTGCGCCTGTTTGTTATTCGACTGACTATTCCATTAAAATAAAAAATATTGGTGTCATGATGTAACGAGTCCCTTTATCTATCTAACAAGGAATCTAGGGATTATGATGGATGCCTTCTACTTAATGCCCTCATAATTTTTTCCATAGCATATTCATTAGGCATTGTTTGCTCGATAATGGCTTGCGTACGCTGTACACAATATTCCTTAACCTCTTTATCTGGCAGGATATAAAACGTTTTTTTATTGATTTCATGCATAATATGCTGTGCTACATCTTCCGTCGGTCGCCCACGCCCCATAAGCTCCATGACTTTCTTATGGATAGGTTCCGCGTTAGCGGAAAAAGAATTAATTAATAGATTGGTGTTAACAAATGAAGGACAAACAACGGAAACATGAATGCTCGGGTTTAATGGTTGCAACTCAAAATACAAGGATTCTGATAAACTAACAATAGCATGTTTGGACATGGCATAGGCAGACATATTCGATCCACTGCATAGGCCGTAAAAACTTGCCATATTAACAATATGAGAAGAATGCTGTTGTTTAAGCATATAAGGCAGAAAAGCTTGTACTCCATGAATCACGCCAAATACATTGACATCGAACACCTGTCGAATTTCTGCCGCAGATAACTTCCACACTGGTGCCAAACGACCGCTGATTCCAGCATTGTTAATAAGCAAATCAATGCGCCCAAAATGGCCCATACTATGGTCTGCTAATCGTCTAACTTCTTCTTCCCGGCTTACATCACAGACAATGCCAAGCACTTCCGTAGCTGCTTGTTGACTTAACTCATTGACGCGAGCTTGCAAGTCATCTTTTGCATTATCTGCCATAACCACTTGCATTTGTCTCTGCAGGCAAATTTTTGCCAAAGCCAGACCAATGCCGTCCGCAGCACCAGTGATTACCGCAATTTGCTTATTTTCATTCATTCATGATAATGACGTCTTGGGCCTTTAAACCTTTAGGCCCTTTATCAAGAATAAAACTTACTATGTCGTTTTCACGCAGAGTTTTAAAACCAACACCCTGTATATCCTTATAATGGACAAAGATATCGTCCCCTTGCTGATTAATGATAAAACCAAATCCTTTTTTTTCATTAAACCACTTTACTTGTCCAGTTTCTCTCTGCGACATTTTCACTATTCCTCTTCTTAGTCTTTAAATCTGCTATAAGTGAAATTTACAAATAAGTTCTTGAAGATTATCCAAGAAAAATCAATGATACGCTACAAAGATGTGTCATAAAAGCGTATTTTCTGAGACTTGTTGCTTTCAAGAATTATAAATTCCATTTTTAATTCAGTTCAAATCAAAATAATCAGTGAACTTGCGTTAAAATACCATCATTATCACGATTTCAACAATACCAGCATATCATTTTTTTATTGATTATTAATGGTTTTTCTATGTATGACAATATGTTTGTAACTGGATGGCCATCCAAGGGCTCCCTCACCACTCTATTATAAATATAAATTTAATTGCCTAGGAGTATGTATGAATACGTCAAAAGAAGCTTTTATAAAACTAGCATTACAATGTAATGCATTAAAATTTGGTGAATTTACTCTGAAGTCAGGTCGGATAAGTCCTTATTTTTTCAATGCCGGATTATTTTATCAAGGTGATGCTTTACGCCGCCTTGGGATATTTTATGCGAATGTTCTTATGCAGAATAAAGTGGATTTTCAGCATCTTTTTGGTCCCGCCTATAAAGGCTTACCTTTGGCCACGGCAACAGCCATTGCCCTTGCGAGCCTGAATATCACCACAACGGTTACCTTTAATCGCAAAGAAGCCAAAGACCATGGCGAGGGAGGGCATTTGATTGGGGCACCACTAAGTGGTAAAACAGTAATTATTGATGATGTCATCACAGCTGGCACTGCATTTCGTGAAGCACAGCAATTAATTAAAGAAAACGGCGGGCAATTAACGACGGTTATCATTGCGCTCGATCGTTGTGAGCGAGGTCTAAGTCATCAATCAGCAATACAAGACATTCAACAGCAAGGAATCCAGGTATTTTCTATCCTCACGCTGTTCGATTTGATTGATTATTTGAAAAACAAGAAGAACATCAAAAAGTTGAAAAACTGCTCTCTTATCAAAAACAATACGGTTATTAATATCAAATTCAGCCTTTCTTGCAAACTGCTTTTTTCCTCGGCCATATTCAATGGCAAAAACACATACTCCCCTTCTGCGGAGTATGTGTACATGGTAGATTTCAAATGCTGCTTGTCATCAGAGTAGAGAGGGAACGCGCTTAAATTCCGGTGCCTCAGGCAATACTTCGCTTGCCGCAGCGCGTTTACGACTAGCAAACATACTGCTTGAAGAATGAGCTACCGATGGCGCTGCAGCTGTAGGAGCTTGTCTGCTATCCAATTCTAAATCATCAGACGGTTGTGCGGCTGAGCGTTTACGAGAAGACATTCTTTCGCCTGAAAAAGATGCTGCTGCGGCTTCAGCAAGATCCTCACGTGCTGCAGGACGTCTGTGAGTTGTTCTTGCCGCAGCCGACACAACATCCCCTTCTGAAATCTCAGGCGTGGCACCATTGGCCATAGCTAAGGCAGTCATGCCTTGCTGAAGCAGGGTTTGTGCGCGCTGGGCATGCTCCAGTTGCAATGTAGTCGCCCTTTCTCGACGACGAAACTCACCACTTTGAACGGTTAACTGCTGATTTAATCGCTGCAACTCTCTGGCCTCAGCCACCGCCTGAGCCAATTCATCTTCCAAGCTAGCTGCTTTTTCGTTAGCTTTATCCAGGTTATCATTAAGAAGCGCTTCCCTGTCTTTGGCTTGTTGCAGCTTGGCTCTCGTTCTCTGTAATTGTGCCTGCACTGTTTCTCGTTGCTCTTTTTCACGTGCCAATTCACTGTCCAAACCATCTACTTTAGCCAAACGCTCTTGTGCTTCTCCTAATAAAGCCTGGGTTTCAGCATGTTGCTCTTGCAGCTTTCTAAGTTCTTCTGCAGCGGTCGTCTTTTCTCTTTCCACACGAGCGAGCTTGCTTTCTACCGCAAGCAACATTTCGCGAAGAAATTCAGATTCTTTCTCCGCAACCACCGGAGCAACCGAAACACTGGCCACAGCAACCTCTGTACGAAGTACTTTTTGACTATGTCGTCTGATTTCTTCTTTTGTGGGAACGGTTATACCAAGCTCCCTACACCGCATTGCTCGATGAGAATACTCCTGTGAATCCAAATGAGTTGCAATAACCGCTCGATTCGAAAATACCTCCAATTCAAGCTCTGTGGCTGTACGAACAAGCTCTTTAACATAAGGTACATTAGCCGTAATCAGAACATGATGCGTTAAGCGTTTTGTATCATCCTCCGTTAAGACAGGCTTCATTAAAGACAATAATGTTGCAAGATTTCTAAAAAATTGTTCTTTTATTTCTTCAGGGCAAGCACCTTCTGTCAACACCAAACGATGTAAAATCGTTCGATTTGCCTTCAGTGAACGATGTTGCGCCATCGCCCTTAATTCAACAGCATCCAGTGTAGCAAATAACCGCATATCACCGTCGGTAAATCCTTGTGGTTTATCCTCCAATGTAACCAATAACACTTCATGTCTCATTCACTTTACCCCTTTTTAAAAAATTCTTAACTTGTCTTCAATAGGCAGCAATATCAATGGTTTTCATCTTATAGTTAAGACGCTTTCCATTGCGTAATACGGTCAAAGTAATTTCCTGCCCTATGTTCAACTTCGTCTGCAAATTATACAAAGTATCATAATTACCCACTGGTTGACCATCTAAGGCAACAATCACATCCCCCAAATGGATTCGTCCCCAATGATCACGATAGGTACCGCGTAATCCTGCCTGAGCTGCTGGTGAGTTAGGCAATACCTCCGAAATTAAAATACCTTTTTTAACTCCAAGTCGCAAAGCAACGCTTGGATCGACACGCTGTACACCAATGCCTGCCAAAACCACTCGCCCATTTTTTATAATCTGACTGACAATACGCACAATTTCATCGGCAGGAACCGCAAATCCTACACCTGCAGACGATCCAGATTGTGAATAAATGGCTGTATTCATTCCTATTAATCGCCCTGAACTGTCTAACAATGGGCCACCAGAATTACCCGGATTAATAGAAGCATCCGTTTGAATCATATCTCGAATCGTCACGCCCCCTATACCAGGCATTTGCCTACCAAGCGCAGAAATCACGCCCATGGTTAAGCTATGATCCAGGCCAAAAGGGTTACCAATAGCAATGGCTTTTTGCCCCACCAATAACTCATCCGTATGAGCTATCTCAAACGGCGTAAATGATTGCAACAATTCACGAGCTTTAGGGGAAGTTAAAGCAAGCACTGCAATATCCTTACGTGGCTCTGCCCCTATCACTTTTGCCGGAAAAGTATACTTTCCAATGCTGACGGCTAAATTATCAGCGCCGTTGATCACATGAAAGTTAGTGACCACATGACCTTCTTTATCCCAGATGATTCCTGATCCCGCCCCTGAGGGAATATGCAACAATTCGTAAGAACCATTCACCACAGTTTTTATGCGATGAACATAAATGACTTTGGGAGAAGCTTTTTGAAAGATTTCAATCGTGTTTCTTTCATAAGCCAATAATTCATCCATTTTAGCGGCGGAAGCAGACAGGGAAACGCAATAGGCAACAAACAGGCAGATAAAACGGAATCCATTGAGTTTCATTATAATCCTCCATCATAAAAACATATGGAATGAATAAGGTGTGTAAAATCTAATGATATAGCGACCCGATTATGCTTTAATAATAAGCAACCTGTCAAATAGTTAATGTTCTAGATGAATGTTCTAAAGAAACCACTCCAATGCTACTTCCAAACATTCAGCCAACAAATTGAAATTTCTATGAGTAAATACAAGATGGTTGAAAAAACTTAAAAAACTGTTCTGATTATCTTTCGATAAGTCCGAAAAATAATCAGAACAATCAAAACAAATCATGATAATGCTTTAAGTCATTAACTCTGAAGCGGACTCTTCAGAAGCATAATAATTATTCTCATCATCCTCTTCATAATCGTTACCTTCGTTAATATCACGCTCAGCGTCTTCAACCTCACTTCTGGAATCTGCCTCCTCTTTCGCTTTCTGGGGCGTAATATTGGACGATAGCCTGAAAAACTGCAGCAGAAACTGTAAGGGTTGGGTTAGTAATTTAAACGCTTGCGTTCCTGCATCAATGGATGCTGTAGCCACATGTTCCGAATTTTCGTTATGTCGAATATACACTTTTTCCAGAACACTTGTATGACGCCGATAAATGTCATCCAATTGGCGATTACGGGTTTTTTCTTGCTCCAATAAATACCCCTGAAGGTCAGCGTGTGAATCCCATATGGAAGCGCGTCGTGCTTGTAATTGCTCTAACTCCTTATCGTAAAACGCAATTTCATAATCCACTTCCTGTCTTAGTTTATCGCAAATGATTTTACGCTCTTCAGGCGTTTCTCCCTGAATAGTTGCCAGAGATTGTTTGGATGCTGCCTCAGCATACCGATGAATCAAAGCCAGTTTCTTACTGAGAATTTCTTCAATTTTTTGATCAAGATATTGAATCGCATCTTTATTTGCACCAAGAACCTGGTAATGCGAATCAAACCGTCTGCCATTTTCCATCTGCATTCGCATTTTTTCCAGCTCTCGTGTCTCTTGCGTCAATGCTCTCATCTGTGCTTTATCATTCAGCATTTTGTCTCGACTTAATAAAAGCTGACGAATAAATATAGATAAGGCAGTCACCGCACCAAATACCATTGTACCAATGATAGCTATAGTAACGGGTTCCATAGCCCACTCTCCTTAGTGCAAATGAATCAACTGAGTATGTATTTCAACCGCAAAATATCGGCTAAATGTTTGGAAAGAATCTACTTCAGGCCATTGCTCTGCCCGGTCACACATGCGCAGCATTTCAGCTTTGTAGATTGGTCGATAATAATGTTTAATAAAAGGTTTAATGTCTGAGAGTTGTTTGAAATTCTTGACCACTACCGTTGCATTTTCAGCAAGATGCGACAAATTGACTTGCTCCAGTACCGTTGCCAATTCGCTTTGGTCTTCTACAGAAGATTTCATCCATTTTAATAAGACTGACCGTGGTTTGATACAAATTAACTGTTGTCCGTCCTGTATGGATGGCTCCATCAATACAATTTGCGAATGTAATTCAAATTTGAAACAACAGAGAAAATCAAGAAAACTGCCTTCAATCTCATTACGAGCATCTTTTCCTAACCACCGGCTTATTTCATAGCGAAACATGGAAGGAAAATGCCGCTCGATTTCATCTAAGGTGTCTTCTTCGTTATCGTGTCTACGGATGGTGTAAGCCGTTGTGTCCGTTTGCAACACCTTAAGGGCCGGCAATTCGATATCCGATAACTGAGAAGCCAAAAATGATTGAAAGACAGATGTGGGTTTTAAAATGACAACTTCCCATTGACTCGGTTGCATGATGCTCTCCTTTATTTAGTGTCTCATCCTGAGTACAACTTGAAAGCTAAATCAACTACTTTTTTCATTGGGGAAGGCTATCAGATTAACATTTCCATATGTAAAATTGCAACATGCTTAATACTAAAATTATTTGACGATACAACCGATTATGGTATACAGCCATACGTTGATTGCATGAGCAAAATGGCTTGTTTCATTATAAGGAAAAGCTCAGCCAAAAATAAGGTTTCTTACCTAGAAGTGACGGGGTAAATTGATTTACAAGGTGTATGCCTATATGCTTGTGGTTTAGCACCAATTATTATCTTTTTTATTTTATTAACATGCTGTAGTCATTATGAAATTAATTAAAAAATCCTTCTTGCTCCTGTGGATGTTTCTTATCATAGTAGTCTTTGTATTTTGGGCCCTCATTCAATTCATCAAACCAGAATCTGTAAAAGAGTTATTGAATAAGCAAATTACCTCTCTGACTGGACAAGACAGTCGTATTGATGGGGATATCCATTGGCAATTGTTCCCTCGGCCAGGAATAAAAGTAACCAACATCCAAATTGGTGAAAGTAAACAGAAAGCTTATTATTTTTTATTCATAGATAATTTGCATCTTAATTTACAGCTGACACCGCTGATGAAAGGCAAGCTGATTTTTAATGAAATCAACGTTGACGGTTTTACAGCCAATATCAATCCTGAAATCGCTGCCACCCCGCAACCAGATAAAACATCAACAAAACACGCGCCATCAGAAACAAAATCCTCTAGTCAATTCATGACAAGATTTGCTATTGATACTCTACTTTTAACCCATGGCCAACTTATCATTACGGATCATCAAAACCATATTGCACTGACTGATTTGCAAATTGGTGTGGATCAACTGAATTTAAACAATCATTATTTCTCTATACAGCTAAAAGGTAATATTGCCGGATCCTTACTGAACAATCAGGTCAATGCCACACTGAATTTCAAGGGTAAAACGCGCCTGACCACAGAGGCACTGACGCATCCACAATCCATCATGCAAAATTTGTCTCTTGATGGGCAACTGTTCCTGCAAAATCTCCAGTTTAATCAATTTAAAATTGGCAAAATCAATGCCAATGCCATGTCAAAATCAGGGGAAATTACCTTAAATCCCTTAAATCTCTCATTATATGAGGGAGAAGCCATAGGTCATTTAAATTATCGAATGACATCCAAAGCATTTACGCTAAGTCAGACTGCTACAGGCCTTAATGCCAAACAATTGCTAAATGATTTGACGGGTAATAATCTTCTTAAAGGAAAACTGGACTTTTCCTTGCATGCTTCCGGTAATTTAAGTGAACCTAACTGGCAAAATCGCTTGCAAGCGAAAGGAAATGTAACCATTAAAGATGGATTTTTAAATTTTGCCGATATCAAAAAACTGGTTAACCATATCGCCGAAACCATTGACCTTTTAATGACCCAAAAATCTTTTGATGCATCGCTCGCTTCACTGCTAGATAACATGAATCTGGCCGCGTACCAGGAAGGCAAAACAAAATTTCAATTACTTAGCATCCAATATGATTTAAAACATGATCTTTTATTTAATGATTCTTTGTTGCTGCAAGCCGAGCAACTGCAAGTTAAAGGTTATGGTCAAATTGATTTGAACAATCTTTCGATTGCAAACGAATTATTAATAAAACTACTCACATCCGATAAAACCATTAATAAAATTCAGGAATTATTCGATAACGGCTTGCCTTTTAAACTCAGTGGAAAAATGTCAATGCCAATGATTTATCCGGATTTACGCAAAATCAGTCCAGTTATATCCACATATTTATTAAAAAAATCTTTTGATAAGCCATTGAAAAAATTACAAAAAGGGCTTGAAGAATGGCTGCGATAAACAACCATGAAGACCAATAGAATCCCTGTCCTCATTGGCATCATTATCCTGGTTGGAATCAGTTCGGGATTTGCTGGTATGTTGCTGGCTTTACTTCTTCGTTCCATCCAGCATTTGGCCTATGGTTATAGCCCCTTGCAAATCGTCAGCAATGAAACATTCCTGGAAGGAGTCCGTGCCGCCTCGCCTCAACGACGCTTTCTTATCCTCACTTTATGCGGTGTAATCGCCGGTGGTGGCTGGTGGTTGCTTCACCGCTATGGCAACCCGTTGGTTAGCGTCGGCGATGCAGTAAAAAATAAAATATCCATGCCAAAATGGACAACCATCATTCATGCATTATTACAAATTATTACCATCGCATTAGGATCACCTCTTGGCCGTGAAACGGCCCCAAGGGAAATGAGCGCTGTCTTTGCCGAATGGCTTTCAGCAAAAGCCGGACTAAGTATAAAAGATACGCAAATTATGGTGGCCTGCGGTGCTGGTGCTGGTTTTGCCGCGGTATACAATGTTCCCCTGGGAGGCGCATTATTCATCCTGGAAGTGTTATTATGCACGCTTAACTGGTCCATTTTAATCCCGGCCTTTGCTACATCAACCATTGCCGTCGTGGTATCATGGATTGGACTTGGAAATCACTCACAATACGCTCTTGCTACCTACCATGTTAGTCATAGCTTGACTTTTTGGTCCATTCTTTCAAGTCCTGTCTTCGGTTTATCCGCTTTCTGGTATATCCGCATTGCCAATCTCTGCCGTCACAAAGCACCGCGCGGTGGTTGGTCACTGCCTTTATTATGTTTGCTTAATTTCATCATCATTGGTGTTCTGGCCATGTATTTTCCTGCCATACTGGGAAATGGCAAAAGCCCAGTACAACTAGAATTCGATGATGAGATAGGAGTTGGAATCAGTTGCATTCT
This genomic interval from Legionella oakridgensis ATCC 33761 = DSM 21215 contains the following:
- a CDS encoding chloride channel protein yields the protein MKTNRIPVLIGIIILVGISSGFAGMLLALLLRSIQHLAYGYSPLQIVSNETFLEGVRAASPQRRFLILTLCGVIAGGGWWLLHRYGNPLVSVGDAVKNKISMPKWTTIIHALLQIITIALGSPLGRETAPREMSAVFAEWLSAKAGLSIKDTQIMVACGAGAGFAAVYNVPLGGALFILEVLLCTLNWSILIPAFATSTIAVVVSWIGLGNHSQYALATYHVSHSLTFWSILSSPVFGLSAFWYIRIANLCRHKAPRGGWSLPLLCLLNFIIIGVLAMYFPAILGNGKSPVQLEFDDEIGVGISCILLILRLLITWSSLRAGSYGGLLTPSLANGALLGVILGGLWNTLWPGSSMNAFSVVGATAFLAAAQKMPITAIVLMFEFTHMKLSFLVPLLFAVTGSIATFRLCSNQFAKSS